From Algoriphagus sp. NG3, the proteins below share one genomic window:
- a CDS encoding DUF4276 family protein yields MPTDFPGYTSDNSRISELEEAIHSDFDHHPDLIPYIQKHEFEALLFSNFSGFEIVIDTENQLKEIQSILDAYPNPEDINNSPQTAPSKRLESIFNYDKTFHSELILDEVNMEDITQKCPRFREWIDSIVERLKLDY; encoded by the coding sequence TTGCCAACCGATTTTCCTGGCTATACTTCCGATAACAGTAGAATTTCGGAACTTGAGGAAGCTATACATAGTGACTTCGATCATCATCCAGACCTAATCCCGTATATTCAAAAACACGAGTTTGAAGCATTGTTGTTCTCAAATTTTTCAGGATTTGAAATAGTTATCGATACGGAGAATCAGCTTAAGGAAATTCAATCCATCCTTGATGCATATCCCAACCCTGAGGATATCAATAATTCCCCCCAGACAGCTCCATCCAAAAGGCTCGAAAGTATATTCAATTATGACAAGACATTCCACAGTGAATTGATTCTAGATGAAGTGAATATGGAAGATATTACACAAAAATGCCCAAGGTTTCGGGAATGGATTGATAGCATTGTAGAAAGACTTAAGCTAGACTACTAA
- a CDS encoding TM1802 family CRISPR-associated protein, translating to MLSTLVKIGEQLLDGKGIWAQLTSEPKYSDDKTNWVCPILFDCENGRINILKDQISRFKPEDSSIKFRYLNTELWGRRGKKCALTVEPKNFAMLEETLFGKTSGEAGTMTRTIDEYPQLVSKSIYAALLEIQKKLNSERAKLDMAEFKKELSFGKDDEAVLFYSVIKSAKINNGQQINLIELDGYDEFVLEKFGTQGSGQEGIDYVTGNNISDVQEANFSGRYNIHKIFQTTASNYASGFADFRKNFQTNQSTIAALDKASEYALSKLQTRIAGITHIVIPNFLHKDLDELDIEETELFLDRSSELLFKYSSLEADVERELPDTDLFWLNYIAFESDGNSFKVMNHIKDVNSKYLKKLTEVFASTEGKFRSYIGGKLPFNFQSVYYMIPSRDSNKSKNNPALHLFKDILEQRKIESAFLFRHFTNLALCHWYGRYAAFPNIRKNDSFDFAIKDAVFKYSALIYALKKLNIVTMENKESEPLENQVQVVKSDFQQRIDNFFEKMEYGTNEKTMFYLGRILSSIAYAQYKKGHESKPVMNKINFNGMDVQSIIRLSLDLSEKVRQYNLHRETEGNFARFRENFNEKQWNMSSEQNVFYLMAGYSFGLTKSDNN from the coding sequence ATGCTATCAACTCTTGTAAAAATCGGTGAACAACTTCTGGATGGGAAGGGCATTTGGGCTCAATTGACTTCGGAACCCAAATACAGTGATGATAAAACCAATTGGGTTTGCCCTATACTTTTTGATTGTGAAAATGGCCGTATCAACATTTTGAAAGATCAGATTTCAAGATTTAAACCAGAAGACTCCAGTATCAAGTTTCGGTATCTCAATACTGAATTATGGGGAAGGCGAGGAAAAAAATGTGCATTAACAGTTGAGCCTAAAAATTTCGCCATGCTAGAAGAAACTCTATTTGGAAAGACATCTGGTGAAGCTGGGACTATGACCCGCACCATAGATGAATATCCACAATTAGTCTCTAAGTCGATTTATGCAGCTTTATTGGAAATTCAGAAAAAACTGAATAGCGAAAGAGCAAAACTTGATATGGCTGAATTCAAGAAGGAGTTGAGCTTTGGAAAAGATGATGAAGCGGTTCTTTTCTATTCTGTAATCAAGTCAGCTAAAATTAATAATGGGCAACAAATTAATCTAATTGAATTAGACGGATATGATGAGTTTGTTCTAGAAAAGTTTGGCACTCAAGGAAGTGGGCAAGAAGGAATTGATTATGTAACCGGAAACAACATCAGTGATGTTCAGGAAGCTAATTTTTCAGGCCGTTATAATATTCATAAGATTTTTCAAACAACAGCTTCTAATTATGCCTCAGGTTTTGCAGATTTTAGAAAAAACTTCCAGACAAACCAATCGACCATTGCAGCACTTGATAAGGCTTCTGAGTATGCGCTGAGCAAATTGCAAACCCGTATTGCTGGAATCACTCATATTGTTATCCCAAACTTTCTGCATAAAGATCTCGATGAATTGGATATAGAAGAAACCGAACTTTTTTTGGATAGGTCTTCAGAATTACTTTTTAAATACAGCAGTTTAGAAGCGGATGTTGAACGGGAGTTACCAGATACCGATCTATTTTGGCTGAATTACATTGCTTTTGAGTCTGATGGTAATTCATTCAAGGTGATGAATCATATAAAGGATGTAAATAGTAAGTATCTCAAGAAATTGACAGAAGTATTTGCTAGTACAGAAGGTAAATTCCGAAGTTACATTGGGGGGAAACTCCCCTTTAACTTCCAGTCTGTTTATTATATGATTCCCAGCAGAGACAGTAATAAATCCAAAAACAATCCTGCCTTACATCTCTTCAAAGATATTCTGGAGCAAAGGAAAATTGAATCTGCCTTTTTGTTCCGTCATTTCACCAATCTGGCACTTTGTCATTGGTACGGAAGATATGCTGCATTCCCAAACATTAGGAAAAATGACTCTTTTGATTTCGCTATCAAAGATGCTGTTTTCAAATACTCAGCCTTAATCTATGCATTAAAAAAACTAAATATAGTCACAATGGAAAACAAGGAATCAGAACCATTAGAAAATCAGGTTCAGGTAGTTAAGTCTGATTTTCAGCAGAGAATTGACAACTTTTTTGAAAAAATGGAATATGGTACAAATGAAAAAACCATGTTTTACCTAGGAAGAATCTTGTCTTCAATTGCCTACGCCCAATACAAGAAAGGCCATGAATCTAAGCCAGTTATGAATAAAATCAATTTCAATGGTATGGATGTTCAATCTATAATAAGACTTAGTTTGGACTTATCAGAAAAGGTACGACAGTATAACCTGCACCGTGAAACTGAAGGCAATTTTGCAAGATTCCGAGAGAACTTCAATGAAAAACAATGGAATATGAGCAGTGAACAAAATGTATTTTACCTAATGGCTGGATACTCTTTTGGCTTAACAAAATCCGACAACAACTAA